The Nitrospira tepida genome includes a window with the following:
- the recG gene encoding ATP-dependent DNA helicase RecG: protein MQPPTAPASATEFKDILQRLSRPIEFAARDNYAHVHGVKSLGPFVCEQVLQALARGPHAVPVEINLLVLRQLFQDFDQTSDAEERKRRVQRARMLLRQLASERVEVAQGGTASPPTTRPTSSTKPVGDRRPLWERAVQFLKGVGPKRAALLARLGIVTVEDLLWSLPWRYEDRSRLTRINRLTPGSRGIICGTVWRTHLKKIPQRRLSILEVTVEDATGRLLALFFNQPYLEEQLAVGTPVLLLGRVVMGRSGWMDLRMEVEEYERIDSVNPAASVNSTSPRTLHIGRIVPIYHETRGWTSRQMRVLIDHVLHDSLADVVNILPHSIEARQKLMAMPDALRWAHRPVEPVRLEELDRGVSPAHRRLAFEELFLLELALADRHRGVQREQKLLRSQAAPAMVQRLRSILPFRLTVAQERVIRDIFEDMASPHPMNRLLQGDVGSGKTVVALHALVAACASGHQAALMVPTELLAEQHYLNLTGLLDRLGLSCVLLCGKERGKLRKERLEQIADGRAQVVIGTHALVQSTVRFARLGLVVIDEQHRFGVMQRKTLTEKGYQPDVLVLTATPIPRTLAMTVYGDLDVSVIDSLPPGRKPIRTLAFHQSQRRRAYQVVRDEIRAGRQAYVVYPLVEESEKVDLEAAMQAAERLQQEEFADYHVGLVHGRLKTEERTATMSAFKAGRIQVLVATTVIEVGVDVPNASVMVIEHAERFGLAQLHQLRGRVGRGAQQSYCLLLSGAAGSHMGSRGAAGQPHDQVSPARQRLDALLRSTDGFVIAEEDLRIRGPGELFGTRQWGLPDFRVANLIRDAALLEQARKEAFALLEQDPGLSTPEHQPLRNAMLRRWQAKLALGDVG from the coding sequence GTGCAGCCCCCCACAGCGCCAGCGTCCGCAACCGAGTTCAAAGATATTCTTCAGCGGCTGAGCCGGCCGATCGAATTCGCCGCGCGCGACAACTATGCCCATGTCCATGGAGTGAAAAGCCTGGGGCCCTTTGTCTGCGAGCAGGTCTTGCAAGCGCTGGCGCGGGGCCCGCATGCCGTGCCGGTGGAGATCAACCTGCTGGTCCTGAGACAACTCTTCCAGGATTTCGATCAGACCTCCGATGCGGAAGAGCGCAAGCGCCGCGTCCAGCGGGCGAGGATGCTGTTGCGGCAGTTGGCGTCGGAGCGGGTCGAGGTCGCTCAAGGAGGAACTGCGTCGCCTCCGACGACCAGGCCAACCTCTTCAACCAAACCGGTCGGAGATCGGCGGCCCCTCTGGGAGCGGGCCGTGCAGTTTCTCAAGGGGGTGGGTCCCAAACGGGCCGCCCTCCTGGCTCGATTGGGCATTGTCACCGTGGAGGACCTGCTCTGGTCTCTCCCTTGGCGGTATGAAGACCGGTCTCGATTGACCCGCATCAACCGGCTGACCCCCGGGTCTCGCGGGATCATTTGCGGGACGGTCTGGAGAACGCATCTCAAGAAGATCCCCCAGCGGCGGCTGTCGATTCTGGAAGTTACGGTCGAGGATGCGACCGGCCGGCTCCTGGCCCTGTTCTTCAATCAACCTTACCTGGAAGAGCAGTTGGCGGTCGGCACTCCCGTGCTGTTGCTCGGCCGGGTTGTCATGGGGCGGAGCGGTTGGATGGATCTCCGTATGGAAGTCGAGGAGTACGAGCGGATCGATTCGGTCAATCCAGCGGCTTCGGTCAATTCGACGAGTCCACGCACCCTGCATATCGGCCGTATCGTGCCGATCTATCATGAGACCCGCGGCTGGACTTCGCGCCAGATGCGGGTGCTGATCGATCACGTGCTTCACGACAGCTTGGCGGATGTCGTCAATATCCTTCCACACTCGATTGAGGCAAGACAGAAGCTTATGGCGATGCCCGATGCGCTCCGATGGGCGCACCGTCCGGTGGAGCCGGTGCGGCTGGAGGAACTGGACCGGGGCGTCAGTCCCGCCCATCGGCGACTGGCGTTCGAAGAACTCTTCCTGCTTGAATTGGCGCTCGCAGACCGGCATCGCGGAGTGCAGCGCGAGCAGAAACTGCTCCGCAGCCAGGCGGCTCCGGCGATGGTGCAACGGCTGCGATCCATCCTGCCGTTTCGACTGACCGTGGCGCAGGAACGGGTGATCCGGGACATTTTCGAGGACATGGCCTCGCCTCATCCCATGAACCGGCTGCTCCAAGGCGATGTCGGCAGCGGGAAGACGGTGGTGGCGCTCCACGCGCTGGTGGCCGCCTGTGCGTCCGGCCACCAGGCGGCCTTGATGGTCCCGACCGAACTGCTGGCAGAGCAACACTATCTGAATCTCACGGGGCTCCTCGATCGCCTGGGGCTGTCCTGTGTCCTCTTGTGCGGCAAGGAGCGGGGGAAGCTGCGCAAGGAGCGGCTGGAGCAGATTGCCGACGGCCGGGCGCAGGTCGTCATCGGAACCCATGCGTTGGTCCAATCAACCGTCCGATTTGCCCGGTTGGGCCTGGTCGTGATCGATGAGCAGCATCGGTTCGGCGTGATGCAGCGAAAGACCCTGACCGAGAAGGGGTACCAGCCGGATGTGCTGGTCCTGACCGCCACGCCGATTCCACGGACCCTCGCGATGACCGTCTATGGCGATTTGGACGTGTCGGTCATCGACAGCTTGCCGCCGGGCCGCAAACCCATTCGCACCCTGGCCTTTCATCAATCCCAGCGGCGCCGGGCCTATCAGGTGGTTCGAGACGAGATCAGGGCCGGCCGACAGGCCTATGTCGTGTATCCGCTGGTCGAGGAATCCGAGAAGGTTGATCTGGAGGCGGCGATGCAGGCGGCCGAGCGTCTCCAACAAGAGGAGTTCGCGGATTATCACGTGGGCCTGGTCCATGGCCGATTGAAGACGGAGGAACGAACCGCGACGATGTCGGCCTTCAAGGCCGGCCGGATCCAGGTGCTGGTTGCGACGACCGTCATCGAGGTGGGAGTGGACGTGCCGAATGCCTCGGTCATGGTCATCGAACATGCCGAGCGATTCGGCCTGGCCCAGTTGCATCAATTACGCGGGCGGGTGGGACGAGGCGCGCAACAGTCCTACTGCTTGCTTCTCAGCGGGGCTGCAGGGTCGCACATGGGTAGCCGAGGCGCTGCGGGGCAACCGCACGATCAGGTTTCACCGGCCCGGCAGCGGTTGGACGCCTTGCTCCGTTCGACTGATGGGTTCGTGATCGCGGAGGAGGACCTTCGGATTCGCGGGCCGGGGGAACTGTTCGGCACGCGCCAATGGGGGCTCCCGGATTTTCGCGTCGCCAACCTCATACGCGATGCAGCGCTGTTGGAGCAGGCGCGGAAGGAGGCCTTCGCGCTCCTGGAGCAAGATCCGGGGTTATCGACGCCCGAGCATCAACCGCTGCGGAACGCCATGTTGCGACGGTGGCAGGCGAAACTGGCCCTCGGCGACGTGGGGTAA